Proteins from a single region of Flavobacterium sp. K5-23:
- the ftsY gene encoding signal recognition particle-docking protein FtsY has protein sequence MSFFKRIFSSEKKETLDKGLEKSKASFLSKLSKAVAGKSKVDDEVLDNLEEILVASDVGVDTTLKVITRIEKRVAEDKYLGIDELNQILREEIAALLSETNSGEATEFVIPTQTKPYVLMVVGVNGVGKTTTIGKLAYQFKKQGYNVVLGAADTFRAAAIDQLQIWADRVGVPIVRQNMGSDPASVAFDTLQSAVAQNADIVIIDTAGRLHNKVNLMNELTKVKRVMQKVVGDAPHDVLLVLDGSTGQNAFEQAKQFTAATEVTSLAVTKLDGTAKGGVVIGISDQFKIPVKYIGVGEGIEDLQVFNKYEFVDSFFK, from the coding sequence ATGAGTTTTTTTAAAAGAATTTTCTCTTCAGAGAAAAAAGAAACATTAGACAAAGGTCTTGAAAAATCAAAAGCGTCTTTCTTATCTAAGCTTAGTAAAGCTGTGGCGGGGAAGTCTAAAGTGGACGATGAGGTTTTAGATAATTTAGAGGAAATACTTGTTGCCTCAGATGTAGGAGTGGATACAACACTTAAAGTTATTACCCGAATCGAAAAACGTGTTGCGGAAGATAAATATCTTGGAATTGATGAATTGAATCAAATTCTAAGAGAAGAAATCGCAGCCTTGTTGTCTGAAACCAATTCTGGTGAAGCAACTGAATTCGTGATTCCTACCCAAACTAAACCTTATGTTTTAATGGTTGTAGGGGTGAACGGAGTTGGGAAAACAACAACCATAGGTAAGTTAGCTTATCAATTCAAAAAACAAGGATATAATGTTGTACTGGGTGCTGCTGATACGTTTCGAGCAGCAGCAATTGATCAATTGCAAATCTGGGCTGACCGAGTAGGTGTTCCTATTGTAAGACAGAATATGGGAAGTGACCCTGCTTCTGTGGCTTTTGATACTTTGCAATCTGCAGTTGCACAAAATGCAGATATCGTTATTATTGACACTGCAGGACGTTTACACAACAAGGTGAATTTAATGAATGAATTGACCAAAGTCAAAAGAGTGATGCAAAAAGTGGTAGGAGATGCTCCACACGACGTTTTGTTAGTTCTTGATGGTTCTACTGGTCAAAATGCTTTTGAACAGGCAAAACAGTTTACAGCAGCTACAGAGGTAACTTCATTAGCTGTGACTAAATTAGACGGTACTGCCAAAGGTGGTGTTGTAATTGGAATTTCAGATCAGTTTAAAATTCCTGTGAAATACATTGGAGTAGGTGAAGGAATTGAAGATTTACAGGTTTTTAATAAATACGAGTTTGTAGATTCTTTCTTTAAATAA
- a CDS encoding DUF4295 domain-containing protein: MAKKTVATLQTASKRLSKAIKMVKSPVTGAYTFVESIMTPEAVEEFLKKK; this comes from the coding sequence ATGGCAAAGAAAACAGTAGCAACGTTACAAACGGCTTCTAAGAGATTATCAAAAGCTATTAAAATGGTGAAATCTCCGGTAACTGGTGCATATACATTCGTAGAATCTATTATGACTCCTGAGGCAGTTGAAGAATTCTTGAAAAAGAAGTAA
- the rpmG gene encoding 50S ribosomal protein L33, with the protein MAKKGNRIQVILECTEHKTSGVAGTSRYITTKNKKNTPDRLEIKKFNPVLKRVTLHKEIK; encoded by the coding sequence ATGGCAAAGAAAGGTAATAGAATCCAGGTAATTTTAGAATGTACTGAGCACAAGACTTCAGGTGTTGCAGGAACTTCAAGATACATTACAACGAAGAATAAAAAAAATACTCCAGATAGATTAGAGATTAAGAAATTTAATCCAGTCTTGAAGCGTGTAACTCTTCATAAAGAAATTAAGTAA
- a CDS encoding DUF3887 domain-containing protein — protein MKYIASFAFLIFSTLSFSQNNNKITGEGFMKSLLQDKNYQEAYSYFDESIKDKISEKLLEDTVIQLANQLGEFKSIIEVNIEKNTVYYYSDFEKMKLDVKITFNDTNKIIGFFFAPHKEFKKENSLGKDLDIKSGSIDLKGTILIPVNNNLKKLVLFVHGSGPQDRDETTFENKPFKDIAEGLFLKGIASYRFDKRTLTNPESFNDKSTIDDEVTIDVLNLINYFKKNDQFKEYEIIVLGHSLGAHLMPRIANQSNEISKIILLAGNARSLEVLVGEQYDYLYKIDPSPELLEALKKVKEQIAVLKSKEFNVNTSKDKLPFNLSGYYWKSLLDYNPLKEIRKVKIPILLLQGERDYQVTMKDFELWKKALKNNKNATLISYPKLNHLFMSGENISEPKEYMLKGKVDATVIDAIINFLK, from the coding sequence ATGAAGTATATAGCAAGTTTCGCATTTTTAATATTTTCTACGCTTTCTTTTTCTCAAAATAATAATAAGATAACGGGTGAAGGCTTTATGAAATCATTGCTGCAAGACAAGAACTATCAAGAAGCCTATTCTTACTTTGATGAATCAATAAAAGATAAAATTTCTGAAAAATTATTAGAAGACACTGTAATACAATTAGCAAATCAATTAGGGGAATTTAAAAGTATTATAGAAGTCAATATTGAGAAAAATACAGTTTATTATTATTCCGATTTTGAAAAAATGAAATTAGATGTAAAAATTACATTTAATGACACTAATAAAATAATAGGCTTTTTCTTTGCACCCCATAAAGAGTTTAAAAAGGAAAATTCATTAGGAAAGGACCTTGATATAAAAAGTGGATCGATAGATTTAAAAGGCACTATTCTTATTCCCGTAAATAATAATTTAAAAAAACTAGTGCTTTTTGTACACGGTTCGGGCCCACAAGATAGGGATGAGACTACATTTGAAAACAAACCATTTAAAGATATTGCCGAGGGTTTATTTCTAAAAGGAATAGCATCGTATCGTTTTGACAAAAGAACACTTACTAATCCGGAAAGCTTTAATGACAAAAGTACTATTGATGATGAAGTTACTATTGATGTACTTAATCTTATAAATTATTTTAAAAAGAATGACCAATTTAAAGAATACGAAATTATTGTATTGGGTCATAGTTTAGGGGCTCATTTGATGCCTAGAATTGCAAATCAATCCAATGAAATTTCTAAAATAATACTTCTTGCAGGAAATGCCAGGTCATTAGAAGTACTTGTTGGAGAACAATACGATTATCTGTATAAAATTGATCCCTCTCCAGAATTACTGGAAGCTTTAAAAAAAGTTAAAGAGCAAATTGCAGTTCTTAAGTCAAAAGAATTTAATGTAAATACGTCTAAGGACAAACTCCCTTTTAACCTTTCAGGTTACTACTGGAAATCCCTTTTAGATTACAATCCTTTAAAAGAAATCAGAAAAGTAAAAATACCAATTTTGCTTCTTCAAGGGGAAAGGGATTATCAGGTCACTATGAAAGATTTTGAATTATGGAAAAAAGCTTTGAAAAACAATAAAAATGCGACTCTTATAAGTTACCCAAAACTGAATCATTTATTTATGAGTGGAGAGAACATTTCAGAACCTAAAGAATATATGTTAAAAGGAAAAGTTGACGCAACAGTTATTGATGCAATTATCAATTTTTTAAAATAA
- the rpmB gene encoding 50S ribosomal protein L28 gives MSRVCDLTGKRAMVGNNVSHAMNKTKRKFSVNLVKKRFYLPEEDRWITLRVAASTIKTINKNGIAAVLKKAQSQGFIK, from the coding sequence ATGTCAAGAGTTTGTGACCTTACAGGTAAAAGAGCGATGGTAGGAAATAACGTTTCTCACGCTATGAATAAAACTAAGAGAAAATTTTCTGTTAACTTAGTGAAAAAGCGTTTTTATCTTCCAGAAGAAGATAGATGGATTACTCTTAGAGTAGCAGCATCTACGATAAAAACAATTAACAAAAATGGAATTGCAGCTGTTTTGAAAAAAGCACAATCGCAAGGATTTATTAAATAA
- a CDS encoding serine hydrolase, giving the protein MSKYIYSLLILFLCASCSTEKNEPSTTTTETVYFPPISGTTWETKTIASLGWKQDAVQPLLDYLALKNSKSFIVLVNGRIVMENYFNGHSATTNWYWASAGKTLTATLTGIAEQEGYLNTNNKVSDYIGAGWTSLPLAKENLITNKHLLAMTSGLEDINNGDAVDPASLTYKADAGTRWAYHNVYVKLQDVVAKATNQTWNTYFNTKLRDKIGMDGTWFQSGNNSVYASTTRSMARFGLLMSNKGKWKNTVVLNENYSNASANTSQNINLAYGYLWWLNGKASYHLPQSQLQFSGSIIPTAPNDMYMALGKNDQKIYIVPSKKMVVIRMGDAADNVNLALSDFDNILWQKINALY; this is encoded by the coding sequence ATGTCAAAATATATCTATAGTCTGCTAATTCTATTTTTATGTGCTAGTTGTAGCACTGAAAAAAATGAACCATCAACTACAACCACTGAAACAGTTTATTTCCCTCCAATTAGCGGAACAACTTGGGAAACAAAAACAATTGCCAGTTTAGGCTGGAAACAAGATGCTGTACAACCTCTTTTGGATTACTTAGCGCTCAAGAATTCCAAATCCTTTATTGTCCTTGTCAATGGACGAATTGTAATGGAAAACTATTTCAACGGTCATTCAGCTACAACTAATTGGTATTGGGCAAGTGCCGGAAAAACACTTACCGCGACACTCACAGGAATTGCAGAACAAGAAGGATATTTAAACACCAACAATAAGGTTTCTGATTACATTGGTGCTGGATGGACTAGTTTACCTTTAGCCAAAGAAAATTTAATAACAAATAAACATTTACTCGCTATGACTTCTGGGCTGGAAGACATAAACAACGGTGACGCAGTAGATCCAGCAAGTCTTACCTATAAAGCGGATGCTGGAACCCGATGGGCGTATCATAATGTTTACGTAAAATTACAAGATGTAGTTGCCAAAGCTACTAATCAAACTTGGAACACTTATTTCAACACTAAATTGAGAGATAAAATAGGAATGGACGGTACTTGGTTTCAATCTGGTAACAATTCTGTTTACGCGAGCACAACAAGAAGTATGGCACGTTTCGGACTGTTAATGTCTAATAAAGGAAAATGGAAAAACACCGTTGTTTTGAATGAAAACTATTCTAATGCTTCCGCAAATACATCACAAAACATCAATCTAGCATACGGTTATCTTTGGTGGTTGAATGGGAAAGCAAGTTACCATTTACCGCAATCACAGTTGCAGTTCTCCGGTAGCATAATCCCAACGGCTCCAAATGATATGTATATGGCTTTGGGAAAAAACGATCAAAAAATCTATATCGTACCGAGTAAGAAAATGGTAGTGATTAGAATGGGAGATGCCGCAGATAATGTCAATTTAGCCTTATCCGACTTTGACAATATTCTTTGGCAAAAAATCAATGCTTTGTATTAA
- a CDS encoding DUF721 domain-containing protein: MAKRLNNQSTIGDVLKQIIQVNKLEPGMNQIDVKDAWKNLMGNGVNSYTQNVVLKGSTLYVELTSAVLREELSHGKSKIIKMINEELRREVVTAVVLR, encoded by the coding sequence ATGGCAAAAAGGCTGAATAATCAAAGTACAATAGGGGATGTTTTAAAGCAAATTATCCAAGTGAATAAACTGGAGCCGGGAATGAACCAGATTGATGTAAAAGACGCCTGGAAAAACCTTATGGGGAACGGGGTGAATAGTTATACTCAAAATGTAGTCTTAAAAGGGAGTACTTTATATGTTGAGTTAACGTCAGCTGTGTTAAGAGAAGAGTTAAGTCACGGAAAGTCTAAAATAATAAAAATGATCAACGAAGAATTGCGCAGAGAAGTTGTAACTGCTGTGGTGTTGAGATAG
- a CDS encoding lipocalin family protein — MKNAFRILLLSFLFVACQQKIQSSDISKINGYWEIEKVVFDEGDDKEFGMNESFDYFKIANNKGIRKKVMPQLDGTFIVDSTYQDVTIRFGNEKVFLDYATAYAKWSDELIAITDKELVLKNDQKKEYHYKKTGPINLIPNGKKAE; from the coding sequence ATGAAAAACGCATTTAGAATACTATTGCTTTCTTTTTTGTTTGTTGCTTGTCAGCAAAAAATCCAGTCTTCAGATATCTCCAAAATCAATGGGTATTGGGAAATTGAAAAAGTGGTTTTTGATGAAGGAGACGATAAGGAGTTTGGTATGAATGAAAGTTTTGATTATTTTAAAATTGCAAATAATAAGGGTATTCGAAAAAAAGTAATGCCACAGTTAGACGGGACTTTTATAGTAGATAGTACTTATCAAGACGTGACAATACGATTTGGCAACGAGAAAGTATTTCTGGATTATGCAACGGCTTATGCAAAATGGAGTGACGAATTGATTGCAATTACCGATAAAGAATTGGTCTTGAAAAACGATCAAAAAAAGGAATATCATTATAAAAAAACAGGACCAATAAATCTGATACCAAATGGCAAAAAGGCTGAATAA
- a CDS encoding radical SAM protein, which translates to MKTKLFLITPPFTQLNTPYPATAYIKGFLNTKNIESVQADLGIEVILKLFSKEGLEQLFAFAKVNTQHPTSNTQRIFALQEEYIKTIDAVISFLQGKNPTLALQICQEDYLPEASRFAQLEELDWAFGTMGTQDKAKHLATLYLEDISDFIVECVDANFGFSRYAERLGRSANSFDELYAALQQEPTYIDTVLLSTLKERIETVKPTLFLISVPFPGNLYSAFRSAQWVKQHHPEIKISMGGGFPNTELRSLSDARVFEFFDYITLDDGEVPVEELISNIENPDYNSYKRTFLLEDRKVVYKNNSAKSDYKQSQVGTPDYSDLLLDKYISVIEIVNPMHRMWSDGRWNKLTMAHGCYWGKCTFCDISLDYIKVYEPVAASLLCDRMEEMMEQTGQNGFHYVDEAAPPALMRALALEILRRKLSVTWWTNIRFEKSFSGDLCLLLKASGCIAVSGGLEVASDRLLKLIDKGVTVEQVAKVTRNFTEAGIMVHAYLMYGYPTQTIQETVDSLEMVRQLFEAGVLQSGFWHQFAMTAHSPVGMYPEKFGVTKETEAIGAFANNDINYTDATGIDHDKFSFGLKKSLFNFMHGICFDYTLQEWFDFKIPKSKIEEDFIYNALQEETDFNIKPNAKIVWLGGKASVEKFTKSKKGNSWEMMSLTFHDKKESFTIQTNAAEGEWLVDILQKISVSNSKIHTFQEIKTDFETNLEDFELFWYSKPVNTLREFGLLVL; encoded by the coding sequence TTGAAAACCAAATTATTCCTTATCACGCCTCCTTTTACCCAATTGAATACGCCGTATCCTGCAACCGCTTATATCAAAGGGTTCTTGAATACTAAAAACATCGAGTCCGTTCAGGCGGATTTAGGGATAGAAGTGATTTTGAAATTGTTTTCGAAAGAAGGATTAGAGCAATTGTTCGCTTTTGCAAAAGTCAATACCCAACACCCAACATCCAACACCCAAAGAATTTTTGCTCTTCAAGAGGAATACATAAAAACGATTGATGCCGTAATTTCATTTCTTCAGGGTAAAAACCCAACATTGGCGCTTCAAATATGCCAGGAAGATTATCTGCCGGAAGCTTCTCGCTTTGCACAATTGGAAGAACTGGATTGGGCTTTTGGAACGATGGGAACCCAGGACAAGGCGAAACATTTGGCGACTTTATACCTAGAAGATATCTCTGATTTTATTGTGGAATGTGTGGATGCTAACTTTGGCTTCAGCCGCTATGCGGAACGCCTAGGAAGATCAGCGAATTCTTTTGATGAATTGTATGCCGCTTTGCAGCAGGAACCAACATATATTGATACCGTTTTACTTTCGACTCTAAAAGAAAGAATTGAAACAGTAAAACCTACTTTGTTTTTAATTTCTGTTCCCTTCCCAGGGAATTTATATAGTGCTTTTCGATCAGCACAATGGGTTAAACAACATCATCCCGAAATAAAGATTTCTATGGGTGGCGGTTTTCCAAATACGGAATTACGATCGCTATCGGATGCTCGCGTTTTTGAGTTTTTCGATTATATCACTTTGGATGATGGCGAAGTTCCTGTTGAAGAATTAATTTCGAACATTGAAAACCCAGATTACAACTCTTATAAAAGAACCTTCCTTCTTGAAGATAGGAAAGTGGTTTATAAAAATAATTCAGCCAAAAGTGATTACAAACAATCCCAAGTAGGTACGCCTGATTACTCGGATTTATTATTGGATAAATATATTTCGGTTATCGAAATTGTAAATCCTATGCACCGTATGTGGTCTGATGGGCGCTGGAATAAACTCACTATGGCGCATGGGTGCTATTGGGGAAAATGTACTTTTTGTGATATTTCATTAGATTACATCAAAGTTTACGAACCCGTAGCGGCCAGTTTACTCTGTGATCGAATGGAGGAAATGATGGAGCAAACAGGACAAAATGGTTTTCATTATGTAGATGAAGCTGCGCCACCTGCCTTAATGCGCGCTTTGGCTCTTGAAATTCTAAGAAGAAAGTTGTCGGTTACTTGGTGGACCAACATTCGATTCGAAAAAAGCTTTTCAGGTGATTTATGTTTGTTACTCAAAGCTTCTGGTTGTATTGCCGTTTCAGGCGGACTGGAAGTTGCTTCTGATCGATTATTAAAATTAATTGATAAAGGAGTAACAGTGGAACAAGTGGCCAAAGTTACCCGAAATTTTACCGAAGCAGGAATTATGGTTCACGCTTATTTAATGTACGGCTATCCTACGCAAACCATTCAGGAAACGGTGGACAGTCTCGAAATGGTGCGTCAATTGTTTGAAGCTGGAGTTTTGCAATCCGGATTTTGGCATCAGTTTGCAATGACTGCACATAGTCCTGTGGGGATGTATCCGGAGAAATTTGGTGTAACAAAAGAAACGGAAGCTATTGGAGCTTTTGCTAATAACGATATTAATTATACGGATGCTACAGGAATTGATCACGATAAGTTCAGTTTTGGACTGAAGAAATCGTTGTTTAATTTCATGCACGGTATCTGTTTTGATTACACCTTGCAAGAGTGGTTTGATTTCAAAATCCCAAAGTCTAAAATTGAAGAAGATTTTATTTATAATGCTTTGCAGGAGGAAACCGACTTTAATATAAAACCAAATGCCAAGATTGTTTGGTTAGGAGGGAAGGCATCTGTAGAAAAGTTTACCAAATCTAAGAAAGGGAATTCTTGGGAAATGATGAGTCTTACTTTTCACGATAAAAAAGAAAGTTTTACCATTCAAACTAATGCTGCTGAAGGGGAGTGGCTGGTGGATATACTCCAGAAAATTTCCGTATCGAATTCTAAAATCCATACTTTTCAGGAAATAAAAACTGATTTCGAAACGAATCTAGAAGATTTTGAATTGTTTTGGTATTCAAAACCTGTGAATACCTTGAGGGAATTTGGGTTGTTAGTGTTGTAG
- the bshC gene encoding bacillithiol biosynthesis cysteine-adding enzyme BshC, whose translation MPTDFISYQNSGYFSPLMNDYLDEKSNLQSLYNRFPNLENFEAQILEKQTNFNNTNRIALVSVLQQQYAAVETSHLTKQNIEALKVANTFTVTTGHQLNLFSGPLYFLYKIISTINLTKELKAKYPAYNFVPIYWMATEDHDFEEINYFNFKGKKIRWNKISSGPVGRLSTEGLVELFEIYSQELGSSTNAETLKKMFQEAYLEHDNLAQATRHLANSLFGQQGLVIIDADHTDLKRNFIPYIKEELVHQTSHKAVMETTEKLKDYNIQVNPREINLFYIEDNLRERILFENGKYKVNHTKKEFSESEILELLNNNPEKFSPNVIMRPLYQEVILPNLCYIGGGGEIAYWLELKSFFDNVKVTFPMLLVRNSVLLASEKQVKKIDKLDMTWADLFSKQANLVNKKTNDYSELPIDLSIQKDFLKNQFHYLYSIANKTDQSFSGAVKAQEAKQIKGLENLEKRLLKAQKRKFADQLERITDLQNELFPNKSLQERQVNFSEFYLENGENLIDEITKRLQPLEQTFEVITL comes from the coding sequence ATGCCTACTGACTTTATCAGCTATCAAAACTCCGGATATTTCTCCCCATTGATGAATGATTATTTAGACGAAAAATCAAACTTACAATCCTTATATAATCGGTTTCCAAATCTTGAGAATTTTGAAGCCCAAATCCTTGAGAAACAAACTAATTTCAACAATACCAATAGAATTGCTTTAGTATCCGTTTTACAGCAACAATACGCTGCCGTTGAAACTTCTCATTTAACCAAGCAAAATATCGAAGCCTTGAAAGTGGCCAATACCTTTACCGTGACAACAGGACATCAGCTGAATTTATTCAGTGGTCCCTTGTATTTTTTGTATAAAATTATTTCGACCATAAATCTTACCAAGGAATTAAAAGCGAAGTATCCAGCCTATAATTTTGTTCCCATATATTGGATGGCAACAGAAGACCATGATTTTGAAGAAATCAACTATTTCAATTTCAAAGGAAAAAAAATCAGATGGAATAAAATAAGCTCAGGACCCGTGGGACGATTATCCACTGAAGGTTTAGTGGAATTATTTGAAATTTATTCCCAGGAATTAGGTTCCAGCACTAATGCAGAAACTTTGAAAAAGATGTTTCAGGAGGCTTATTTAGAACACGATAATTTAGCCCAAGCGACCCGCCATTTAGCCAATTCTCTTTTTGGTCAACAAGGATTAGTAATTATTGATGCTGACCACACAGATTTGAAACGCAATTTTATTCCGTATATCAAAGAAGAATTGGTGCACCAAACTTCTCATAAAGCGGTAATGGAAACCACTGAAAAATTAAAAGACTATAACATTCAAGTTAACCCAAGAGAAATTAACTTATTCTATATCGAAGATAATTTACGCGAACGCATCCTCTTCGAAAACGGAAAATACAAAGTAAACCATACCAAAAAAGAGTTTTCAGAAAGTGAAATTCTTGAATTACTAAACAACAATCCAGAAAAGTTTAGTCCAAACGTTATTATGCGTCCGTTGTATCAGGAAGTGATTTTACCTAATTTATGCTACATAGGCGGCGGTGGGGAAATCGCTTATTGGTTAGAATTAAAGTCGTTTTTCGACAATGTGAAAGTCACTTTCCCAATGTTGTTAGTCCGTAACTCCGTGCTTTTGGCAAGCGAAAAACAAGTAAAGAAAATAGATAAATTAGATATGACTTGGGCTGACTTATTTTCGAAACAAGCCAACTTGGTCAATAAAAAAACCAACGATTACTCTGAACTCCCAATAGATTTGAGCATACAAAAAGATTTTCTAAAAAACCAATTCCATTATTTATATTCTATTGCAAATAAAACGGATCAATCCTTTTCGGGTGCAGTAAAAGCGCAAGAAGCTAAACAAATTAAGGGACTCGAAAATTTAGAAAAACGTTTACTTAAAGCCCAAAAAAGAAAGTTTGCTGACCAATTAGAACGCATAACCGATTTACAAAATGAATTGTTCCCCAACAAAAGCTTACAAGAACGCCAAGTAAATTTTTCTGAATTTTATTTGGAAAACGGAGAAAATTTGATTGATGAAATAACAAAAAGGCTTCAGCCATTAGAACAAACATTTGAAGTCATCACATTATAA
- a CDS encoding nucleoside-diphosphate kinase produces the protein MATNRTFTMIKPDAVANGHIGNILAMITNAGFKIVSLKLTQLTVADAQAFYAVHAARPFYGELVEFMSRGPIVAAILEKDNAVEDFRTLIGATNPADAAEGTIRKAYATSIGENAVHGSDSDENAGIEGAFHFAGREQF, from the coding sequence ATGGCTACTAATAGAACATTTACAATGATTAAGCCTGATGCAGTCGCTAACGGACACATCGGAAACATACTTGCAATGATTACTAATGCAGGTTTCAAAATCGTTTCTTTGAAATTAACTCAACTTACTGTTGCTGATGCACAAGCATTTTATGCTGTTCACGCTGCAAGACCTTTCTACGGAGAATTAGTTGAATTTATGTCAAGAGGACCAATCGTTGCTGCTATTTTAGAAAAAGATAACGCTGTTGAAGACTTTAGAACTCTTATTGGAGCTACTAACCCTGCTGATGCTGCTGAAGGAACTATCCGTAAAGCATACGCTACTTCAATTGGAGAAAATGCAGTTCACGGTTCTGACAGTGATGAAAACGCTGGAATCGAAGGTGCGTTCCATTTTGCAGGAAGAGAGCAGTTCTAG
- a CDS encoding MFS transporter produces the protein MKDNSNKDNSLKHVLFGSLIGTTIEFFDFYIYANAAVLVFPQLFFPSTDSTNSVLMSLATFSIAFLSRPLGSAVFGHYGDKIGRKTTLVVALLTMGISTVSIGFLPSYASIGIAAPLLLMLCRFGQGVGLGGEWGGAVLLAIENAPPNKRAWYGMFPQLGAPIGLLLSGGTFLILTDTMTADAFLDYGWRIPFIASSLLVVVGFYIRLKITETPAFENSKKEEEEVKVPFFTLIKFYKNQLIFGTFASITTFLVFYLMTVFTLSWATSDLGYSKRDFLLMQLFSVLFFALFVPVSALMADRIGRRKILMYATVAIAVFGFVFSFFLNSGSPVLVTLFLCVGMALMGFTYGPLGTFLSELFPTTVRYTGTSLAFNMAGIIGAAFAPMIAIWLATHYSLTYVGFYLSGAACISLFSLLMISKKEHKF, from the coding sequence ATGAAAGATAATTCGAATAAAGATAATTCATTAAAACACGTCCTTTTTGGCAGTTTAATAGGGACAACAATTGAGTTTTTTGATTTTTATATTTATGCCAATGCTGCGGTTTTGGTTTTTCCTCAACTGTTTTTTCCTTCTACTGATAGTACTAATTCGGTTTTAATGTCTTTAGCTACGTTTTCAATAGCTTTTCTTTCCAGACCTCTTGGTTCGGCGGTTTTTGGTCATTATGGAGATAAGATTGGTCGCAAGACTACTTTGGTAGTTGCTTTATTGACAATGGGTATTTCCACGGTGAGTATAGGTTTTTTACCTAGTTATGCCAGCATTGGAATTGCAGCTCCTTTATTATTAATGCTGTGTCGCTTTGGTCAGGGTGTTGGTTTAGGTGGCGAATGGGGTGGAGCCGTATTATTGGCTATCGAAAATGCTCCGCCTAATAAACGTGCTTGGTACGGAATGTTTCCGCAATTAGGAGCGCCAATAGGATTGTTGCTTTCAGGAGGGACTTTCTTGATTTTAACGGATACTATGACTGCTGATGCTTTTCTGGATTATGGATGGAGAATTCCATTTATAGCGAGTTCGTTATTAGTGGTAGTAGGTTTTTATATCCGATTAAAAATTACAGAAACTCCCGCTTTCGAAAATTCTAAGAAAGAGGAAGAAGAAGTGAAAGTTCCTTTTTTTACTTTAATAAAATTTTATAAAAATCAGTTGATCTTTGGCACATTTGCTTCTATTACAACTTTCTTGGTTTTTTATCTTATGACTGTGTTCACGCTTAGCTGGGCTACATCAGATTTAGGCTACTCCAAAAGAGATTTTCTATTAATGCAGCTGTTCTCGGTTTTGTTTTTTGCACTTTTTGTTCCCGTATCGGCACTAATGGCGGATCGTATTGGACGTAGAAAAATTCTTATGTATGCAACTGTAGCTATTGCTGTTTTTGGTTTTGTATTTTCTTTTTTCTTAAATTCAGGGAGCCCTGTCCTAGTGACTTTATTTCTATGTGTAGGAATGGCATTAATGGGATTTACTTACGGCCCTTTAGGAACTTTCTTGTCTGAATTGTTTCCCACGACTGTACGTTATACAGGTACTTCCTTGGCATTTAATATGGCAGGAATTATCGGAGCCGCCTTTGCACCTATGATTGCGATTTGGCTGGCAACACATTATAGTTTGACCTATGTTGGTTTCTATTTAAGCGGCGCAGCCTGTATCTCTTTATTTTCGTTGCTGATGATAAGTAAAAAGGAACATAAATTTTGA